In Candidatus Eisenbacteria bacterium, the genomic stretch CGCCGGCCGCGACCTCGGAGCCGGACCCGCGGTGATGCGCGGTGCGTTTGCCACCCTCGCGGCGCTCGTCGCAGTCGCGCCGATCGTCGCGGCGCCACGCAGCGTGTGCGCCCAGCTCGCGATCGATGGCTTCGTCGAAGTGCAGGGCGGCAACACGCCGTTCGCCGAGCCTCGCAATCGCACCGACACCTACGCCCAGGTCAACGGCTCGTTCGCGATCGATCGAGCGCTGGTCGGACTGCGCTACGAGTCGAACCGCAACAGTGAGGATGCCTTCACTTACGAAGAGATCACGCAGCGCTACTTCGAGATCGCGGACGAACGATTCCGCCTGCGCCTCGGAAACGTCTACACCATTCTCGGCAACGGCCTGCTGCATCGTTCATTCGAGCTGCCGGGCGTGGTGCTCGATCAGGCCGGGCTGCGCTCGCGGTGGGGCTTCGCACGAGACGTCGACGGCGTGCTGGCCGAGGGGCGCTTCGGCCCCGTGGAGTTGCGGGGCTTGAGCGGCAAGCCCGGAAGCGGCGAGTACTCCCCGGCGATTTCTGAGTTGCTCGGACTGCCGCTGCATCGCGGCGAGCTGCTCGGCGGTCAGGCGGTCGTTCGGCTTCCACGCGACGCGAAGCTGGGCGCGGCCTACACGCGGTTCAGCGGCGACGGCAGCCGCCAGGACGAGTTCGGATCGGGCTTCCTCGAACTCGATCCGTTGAGGCTCGCCGGAGTCGAGGGAGTCGCATTCCCGATCGCGGCCGAATACGCGAGACGCGAGCCGCAGCTCGACAACTTCTTCAAGTTCCGCGGTGAGTCGAATCAGGTGCCGAGTGCGCTCTATGCGTCGAGCAACCTGATCGCGGGACCCTTCGCGCTGTCGGCCGAATGGAAGGACTACACCAAGTTCCGCACCGGCATCAACGATCCGCCGTCGCTGGTGCGCGAGCACTCGTTTCCATTGCTCAATCGCAGCACCCATGTGCTCGCCTCGGACGACGAGGAGGGCTATCAGCTCGAGGCCTCGTACCGGCTCGAGCGCTGGGGGCAGGTGGTCGCGAATGTGAGCCGCGGCGACGGACTGGTGAGTCCGTCGCTGCCGCCGCGCCGCTTCTCCGAGCGCTTCGTCGAAGTGCACCTGAGCCCCGTGAGCTGGCCCGCGCTGGAGGGTGCGCTGTTCTACGACTCGAATCGCGACGACTTCGAGGGCTTTCGCTACCGCGAGACCGTCGGCATCAGCGCGACCGCACGCCTGCCTCGCGAGCTCTCCGCCTCGCTCGACGTCGAGCACCTGAAGGCCCGCCGCACGCCGGACCGTTTCGAGGACGACTACCTCGCGGTCTCACTCCAACACGCCACGTGGGGGAGCGCCGCACTGGTCTGGCAGCGCACCACGGACCCCGCCGAAGAGCGCCCGCGCGACGCCGTGAGTCCCGGCGTGCAGCCACGCCACTACCTGAGCGGCGTCGTCAGCGCGCAGATCTCCGAACGCCACCGCGTCATCGTGACCGCTGGCCAGATCCGAGAGGGCCTCGCCTGCACCGCCGGCACCTGCTACAAGGTCCTGGCCTTCGAAGGCGCCCAGCTCAGAATCGAGAGCCGCTTCTAGCCGCCGCGAGGCCGCGCGCTAGGCGACGACGCTGTAGCCTGCGTCGACCATCAGCGTCTCACCGGTGATGCCGCTCGCGAGATCGCTCAACAGGAACAGTCCGGCGCCGCCGACCTCGTCCTTCGTGATGTTGCGCTTGAGCGGCGCCTTCTCGGCGTGAGATTTGAGCATGCCGACGAAGCCGTGCACGCCGCGCGCCGCCAGCGTGCTGACCGGGCCGGCTGAGATCGCGTTGACGCGAATGTTCCTGGGCCCCAGCTCGAGCGCCATCTGACGCGTGATCTGTTCGAGCACCGCTTTGGCGCTGCCCATCACGTTGTAGGACGGCACCGCGCGATCGGCGGCCAGGTAGGAAAGCGTCACGAGGCTCGCGCCGTTCTTCTCGAGCAGCGGGAGCACGCGGTTCGTGACGTTGAGGAACGAGTAGGCGCTGACTTCGAGAGCGACCTGGAAGCCCTCGCGTGAGGTGCTGACGAACGTGCCTTCGAGGTCCTCCTTGCGAGCGAACGCCACGCCGTGGACGAACATCTCGAGCGATCCCCACCGGCTCGCCAGCTCGGCGCTCACCGCGTCGATGCTGGCGTCGTTCGTGACGTCGCACTCGAGCAGCAGTGCCCCCGGCGTTTCCTTCGCGCACTCCTCGACCATGCCCTTGAACCGTTCGCTCGCGTAGGTGAGGCACAGCTCGGCGCCCGCCTTGTGGAGATGCTGGGCGATCGCCCACGACAGGCTGCGGTGGTTTGCCACACCCATCACCAGTGCGTGCTTGCCCTTCAGATCGATCGCGAACATCTCGTCCTCCCGCGACTCACGCCGCGCGCTTCGTCTCCCACACGCGGATCGGCAGGATGATGACCTGCACGCCGCGGAACTGGAGTCGTCTCTGAATCGAATACGCCGTCTCGTGGTGCAGCGAACGGGTGAACAGGTTCTCGCGCTGGAACACCAGCTGACCCGCGAACACCACCGGGCGACGGAACTCCTTGATCAGGTCGAGGCAGATGTCTTCGAGTTCGGCGATCAGGTCGGTGCCGAGCGTGTACCGATACTCCGAGTAGTAGCCGAGGCGGGTGGCAAGGTCCACGTACTGCTCGAGCCCACCGCGCACCTTGTTCTCGAGCGCTTCCAGGTCCTGCACGCCCTTGAACTGCCCCGAATCCACGAGGCCGACCGACACGAACACGAAGTTCTTGAAGTGGCGAGGGAACAGACGCTGGATCGACAACAGCGTGTGGATGCCGAGCCCCGCGTACGACTCGACCAGCACGATCGCGGTCGGCCCGTCGGGCGCCAGCTCGGGACTCTCGGTGACCTCGGGCAGCGGCAGATTCGTCAGCACGTCGTCGAGCGACGACAGCATCTGGCGCACGCCCTGATAGTGCCGCCTCACCACCACGCAGAATCCGAGCAGCGCCCCGGTGACCGCGAGCGTCACCCAACCGCCCTGCAGGAACTTCACAACCGAGGTCACCACCAGGATCATCGCCGTGAGCAGCGTGCCGGTGGTCGCGATCGTGAGGCGACGACGCCAGTGCTGCTGGACCTTTCGCGTCATCCACCAGTGACGCATCATGCCGAGCTGGGTGAGCGTGAAGGTCATGAACACGTTGATCGAGTACATGACCACCAGGATCTTGACCGCGCCGCCGGTGTAGATCAGCACCAGCCCGGCCGCCACGCCCATGCTGATGATGCCGTTCTGCGTCACGAGTCGTTCCGACAGGTGTGCGAAGCGTTTCGGCACCCACTGATCGGCGGCCATCGCGCCGAGCGTGCGCGGTCCGGCGACGAAGCCGGTTTGCGCCGCGACGAACAGCAGCGCGCCCTCGGTGATGAGCGTGAACCACACGATCACGTCGCCGATCGGCAGTCCGCCGGGCTGCCAGTGAGCGACCAGCGCCATCCACAGCGAGGCGTTGAGCGTCTTGCCCTGCTCGTGTTGCACGTCGTTGAGCAGGTAGCACAGCAGGATGCCGCCGGCCATGAACGCGAGCGAGATCGCCATGTAGGTCATGGTCTTGCGGCCGGTCTCGACGCGCGGCTCGCGCAGGATGTCGGTGCTGTTGCTGACCGCCTCGATCCCGGTGAAGGTTCCGCCGCCGAGCGAGTAGGCCTTGAGGAACACGATGATGACCCCGAGCCACCCGAGGTCGGTGATCGCCCCGCGCGTGTCGGAGACGGTATCGGTGAGCAGGTGGGGGAATGCGCTCGTGTGCGTGAAGATGCCGAACAGCACCAGAGTGATGTGGCTGACCATGAACCCGAGGAAGATCGGAGTCAGCACCACCACGGATTCCTTCACCCCGCGCATGTTGAGCGTGGTGAGCGCGGTCACCATGATCAGCTCGCTGAAGAGCTTGAACGGTTGCCACTCCGGGGGCAGGAAGGAGTAGATCGCGTCGACTCCCGAGGCCACGGAGATCGCGATCGTGAGGATGTAGTCCACCAGCAGCGCCGAACCCGAGAGAATGCCGGGGTAGGGGCCCAGCAGTTTGCTCGCGACCAGGTAGCCACCGCCGCCGCTCGGGAACAACTCGATGATCTGGCTGTACGAGGCGGAAATGAGGAAGATGGTCACCACCATCGCCATCATCAGATAGAGCGCGAGGTGGCGATGGGCGCCGAGCTGGAGGAACGCTTCCTCGGGGCCGTACGACGAGGAGGAGAGGCCGTCGGAACCCAGACCCACCCATGCGAAGAAGGCGATCAGCGCGAGTGAGTGGTGGATGCGCGGGTCCAACAGGTTCTTGGGCGCACCGATGAGCATGCCGCGCAGTCGTTCGAGCACCGCGGGAAACTAAGGAGTCGCGATGCGGGAAGCAAGGCCGGTCGGCGGACGATCGCGAGCCGATCGGGTCGCACACGCGTTGCGCGCCTCTGAAGCGATCGCATGCCTGAGCCTCGTTTCGGCCCTGCTGGCGCCGAGCGCGAGCCTCGCGTCGCGCCCGAGTCCTCGCGCGGCGAACGCACGGGCGGCGTCCGGCCCGCCGCGTTTCGTGCTGTTCGGCTGGGTGAGCCCGCCGCCCGAATCGACAACCCGGGCCCGCATCGACGAGATGGCCGAACTGGGGCTCAACCTGATGCTTCCGCCCGAGAACGATGCGGGGCGGCCGCCCGACAATCACGCTCGTCTCTCGCATGCGACTGCCTCCGGACTTCAGTGCCTGGTGTTCGACGACCGGCTGGCGGCCGCGTTCGGACTCGGTCTCGAGACGCCTGCAGGATCCGCGTTGCTCGACTCCGCCGCCGCGGCCTATCGCGGCTCGGCGGCGTTCCTCGGCTGGTACCTCGGCGACGAGCCCACTCCGCCCTGGGCACCTCAGCGCTCCGTGCACGAGGCGCTCAGGTCTCGCGATCCCTCGCACCTGACCTGGAACAATCTGCTCGGGCCCGCATCGTTCGCGACCGACTCGCAGTGGCGCAGCTACATGAGCGGCTATCTCGACTCGATTCCGGCCGCGGTGCTGTCGAGTGCGCACTACGACTTCCTGCGCACCGAAACGCGCGGACGGTTCTTCGAGTTCGCAAGCGGCCTGCGCGCGGTCGCCGACGCGCACGGCGTGCCGTTCTGGGGCATCGTGCAGCTCGTCGAGCATGGTCCGTACCGCGCGCTGACCGCGGGCGAGTTGCGCTGGCAGGCGTCGCATCTGCTCGCCTATGGCGCGCGCGGCATCGGCTACTTCACTTACTGGACGCCGGCTCCCGACACGTTCTGGAATTTCCAGTCCGCGATCATCGCTCGCAACGGCACTCGGACTCCGGCCTACGACGTGTTGCGAGACTTTCATGCACGACTGAGACCGGCTGGCGAAACACTCGCCGACTGCGCGTGGATCTCGACGCAGGTCACCGGCGATCTCCCGGCGGGGGCCGAGCCGTTCGTGGCCGACCCGTTCGTGCGTGGGACCGCGGGTCGCGTGACGCTGGGACGATTCCTGGGACCCGGTGGACTCATGCACCTGGTGGTCGTGAACCGCAATCCGGTCGCGACCCAGGTCGTGCTGCTGCGCCTCGGGCGACTGGACGTCGACCTGCTCACCCAGTTTGGTACCTGGAATCGAGCGCAAGGGCTCGAGGACCCGGATGGCGTCTCGGTTCCACTCATCATCGAACCTGGTGGCTTCGCACTGCTGCGACTGAGCCCGTCGGCGCCGATTCCAGCCGGCGACGGGGGCGGCATTCAGGTGGCACCGAATCCGGCGCGAGGCGTCGTGAGCCTGAGGCTCGCGACCCGGCCTCATCCGGGCACCCTGGAGATTCTCGACGCGCTCGGTCGCGGCGTGTGGAAGCGCGATCTCGCGGAATCGACCTTTGAGTATGGGTGGACTGGCGTCGATCTCGACGGTCGCCCGGTCCCGCCCGGCCGCTATCTCGCGCGGTGGCGCGGGGCGTCCGGCGAATCGACGACGAGCTTCGTGTGGCTCGGCCGCTGAGCGTCGCACGCCCGGTTCCCGCGCGGCGCGAGAGCGCGATCGCCGGTCGAGCGGCGAAACTGGCGACGCTCGAGCGCGAGATCGTAGCGTGCGAGAAGTGCGTGCGGCTGCGCACCTGGTGCCGCGAGGTCGCACGGGAAAAGCGCCGCGCCTTCGCGTCCGAGAACTACTGGGGCCGACCGGTGCCCGGGTTCGGCGATCCACGCGCGCGGCTGCTGGTGGTGGGGCTGGCTCCGGCCGCGCACGGCGGCAATCGCACCGGGCGAGTCTTCACGGGTGATTCGAGCGGCGACTGGCTCTACGAAGCGCTGCATCGCTTCGGCTTCGCGAACCAGCCCGAGTCGACGCATCGCGGCGACGGCCTGCAATTGCGGCACGCGTGGGTGAGCGCCTCGGGCCGCTGCGCGCCGCCCGCGAACAAGCCGACACCCGTCGAGCTCGAGCGTTGCCGCCCGTTTCTCGAGCGCGAACTCGCGCTGCTCGAAGATGTTCGAGTCGTGGTGCTGCTCGGCCACATCGCCCGCGACGCCTGGTTGCGTGCGAGCGGCTGGTGGGAGCGCCTCGCAGCCAGCGAACGTCCGCGCTTCGCGCACGGCGCCGAGTCGCGACTGCCCGACGGCCGCCGCGTGATCTGCTCGTACCATCCGAGCCGTCAGAACACGAACACCCGGCGGCTCACCCGCGAGATGTGGCACGCGGTGTTCCGCCGCGCGCGCGAGATCGCGGACGAGTGACCGCGCGCGGGATCGCGGACGAATGACCGCGCGGGATCGCCGCGAAATGGCGGTCGCGCACCGTACGGCTTCGGCAGGTTTGTTCTTGACGCTGCCCGGGCCCGCGCGCAGTATGCCGCTCGACATCGTTCGGGTGCCCACAACGGGTAAAAGGGAAGAGGGGTGAAAATCCCCCGCGGTCCCGCCACTGTGAAGGGCGCCGAGAGATCCAACGTTCGCCACTGACCGCTGCGGTTGGGAAGGCCGGATCTCTTCAGGCCCTGAGTCAGGAAACCTGCCCGAACGCTAATTGCGCCCAGTGCTCCGGTTGGAGAGCGACGGGGTGAGAGGTTGCCTTCGGCCCTTTCTCCGCGTCGTGCTTTCCGGAGTGGGGCCGTTTCGATCGGGTGCGTTGGACGCCGTGATCGACATGCTGCTGGCGACCTGCCTTCTCGCCGCGACGTTCGCGGCGGACTCCTCGCGTGCGTCGAACTTCGCGAGTGGGGCTGATTCGGCGCGCGTGGTGCCGATTCCGGGCATCGCAATCGAGCGCGACCGTGCCGTCTCGAACGCTCGCCGCCGACACCCGACCGCCTCGCTCACCGAACTCACGCCGCGCGCCGGCACCCGCGCGACGCCGACGCTGCCCGAGTTGCTGGCCGAATCGCCGGGTGCTCACGTCGTCCAGTACGGCGGGCTGGGGGCGTTCAGCACCGTCTCATTGAGAGGCGCCCCGTCGAATCAGGTCGCCGTCTACCTCGATGGCGTGCCGCTCACCACCGCGGCTTACGGCACGGCAAATCTTGCCGACGTGCCGCTCGGAGACATCGAGCGCATCGAAGTGTGGCGCGGCGCCAGTCCGCTCCTGATGGGAGTCGCGCCGGGTGGTGGCGCACTCAACCTGGTGAGCCACGAGATCGGCGCACGCAGCCTCGAGGCGCGCGCGGCGCGCGGCGGCTTCGAGACCTGGGACGCGGCCGTCGCGATGGGGGGGCGACGCGGGCCGCTCGCCACGCGGCTTGCCGCCGGGCGGCTCTCGACCGCGGGCGGCTTCGAATACCTCGACGACAACGGCACGCCTTTCAACGCGAACGACGACTCGCTGCACGCGCGGTTGAACAATCGGCTCGAGTCGTGGCAGGTGATGGCGAGCGCCACGTTCGATGCGCGTCGCTGGCGCCTGACCGCGCGCGAGCACTGGCAGCGCAAGGACCAGGGGGTTCCGGGACTCGGCGCGGTGCCGGCGCTCGCGACCCGGCTCGAGCGCGAACAATTCGTGACGCAGCTCGAGGCCGCGCGGCCGGGTCACGGCGCGATGCCGTCGTTGCGAGCACTGCTCGCACACACCGACACCCGCGACCGCTTCAGCGATCCGCGCGCCGAACTCGGACTCGGCCGCCACGACTCGAACGATCGAACGCGCGGCGCCGGCGCCCACCTGGAGTTCGGGTGGGAGGACCTGCCCGCCGGTTTTGCGGCGCAGGCCGCCGCAGATGCGCGCCGCGACGATGCGCGGCTGCGTGATGCGCTGGATCCGTGGGCCGATCCGCCCGGCAGCCGGCGCGACGTACTCGGAGGTGCGGTCGCGGTCCAGTGGCGGTCCCCGGTGGATCGCCTGCTCCTTCACAGCGCCACGCGCTGGGATCGCTTCGACGACGCGCTCGCTTCGGCCGGAACCCTCGGCACCCGAATCACGCGCGTGACGCGCGACTTCAC encodes the following:
- a CDS encoding enoyl-ACP reductase, which codes for MFAIDLKGKHALVMGVANHRSLSWAIAQHLHKAGAELCLTYASERFKGMVEECAKETPGALLLECDVTNDASIDAVSAELASRWGSLEMFVHGVAFARKEDLEGTFVSTSREGFQVALEVSAYSFLNVTNRVLPLLEKNGASLVTLSYLAADRAVPSYNVMGSAKAVLEQITRQMALELGPRNIRVNAISAGPVSTLAARGVHGFVGMLKSHAEKAPLKRNITKDEVGGAGLFLLSDLASGITGETLMVDAGYSVVA
- a CDS encoding APC family permease; protein product: MLIGAPKNLLDPRIHHSLALIAFFAWVGLGSDGLSSSSYGPEEAFLQLGAHRHLALYLMMAMVVTIFLISASYSQIIELFPSGGGGYLVASKLLGPYPGILSGSALLVDYILTIAISVASGVDAIYSFLPPEWQPFKLFSELIMVTALTTLNMRGVKESVVVLTPIFLGFMVSHITLVLFGIFTHTSAFPHLLTDTVSDTRGAITDLGWLGVIIVFLKAYSLGGGTFTGIEAVSNSTDILREPRVETGRKTMTYMAISLAFMAGGILLCYLLNDVQHEQGKTLNASLWMALVAHWQPGGLPIGDVIVWFTLITEGALLFVAAQTGFVAGPRTLGAMAADQWVPKRFAHLSERLVTQNGIISMGVAAGLVLIYTGGAVKILVVMYSINVFMTFTLTQLGMMRHWWMTRKVQQHWRRRLTIATTGTLLTAMILVVTSVVKFLQGGWVTLAVTGALLGFCVVVRRHYQGVRQMLSSLDDVLTNLPLPEVTESPELAPDGPTAIVLVESYAGLGIHTLLSIQRLFPRHFKNFVFVSVGLVDSGQFKGVQDLEALENKVRGGLEQYVDLATRLGYYSEYRYTLGTDLIAELEDICLDLIKEFRRPVVFAGQLVFQRENLFTRSLHHETAYSIQRRLQFRGVQVIILPIRVWETKRAA
- a CDS encoding uracil-DNA glycosylase — translated: MAGRAAKLATLEREIVACEKCVRLRTWCREVAREKRRAFASENYWGRPVPGFGDPRARLLVVGLAPAAHGGNRTGRVFTGDSSGDWLYEALHRFGFANQPESTHRGDGLQLRHAWVSASGRCAPPANKPTPVELERCRPFLERELALLEDVRVVVLLGHIARDAWLRASGWWERLAASERPRFAHGAESRLPDGRRVICSYHPSRQNTNTRRLTREMWHAVFRRAREIADE
- a CDS encoding TonB-dependent receptor; the encoded protein is MDAVIDMLLATCLLAATFAADSSRASNFASGADSARVVPIPGIAIERDRAVSNARRRHPTASLTELTPRAGTRATPTLPELLAESPGAHVVQYGGLGAFSTVSLRGAPSNQVAVYLDGVPLTTAAYGTANLADVPLGDIERIEVWRGASPLLMGVAPGGGALNLVSHEIGARSLEARAARGGFETWDAAVAMGGRRGPLATRLAAGRLSTAGGFEYLDDNGTPFNANDDSLHARLNNRLESWQVMASATFDARRWRLTAREHWQRKDQGVPGLGAVPALATRLEREQFVTQLEAARPGHGAMPSLRALLAHTDTRDRFSDPRAELGLGRHDSNDRTRGAGAHLEFGWEDLPAGFAAQAAADARRDDARLRDALDPWADPPGSRRDVLGGAVAVQWRSPVDRLLLHSATRWDRFDDALASAGTLGTRITRVTRDFTSPQLGARLSLPAGLAARANWSRAERAPDFCELFGNQGSVLGSATLTPERSEAWDAGFEWAQRSVSAAWSHFESQHRDLIVYVRVSQSSVRAQNVSSARISGDEWSVHGRLPLGFAVTGSFTSQRAIDTGPVVYWNGRRLPQRPARQGYARLDWARHGFGAALDLQWIDDNPLDRYNRYSVEARRLLGARLAAPLAVGGLRAVLEGRNLTNDRATDVAGFPLPGRSLTIACEARLASDAPSRP